Proteins found in one Pyxidicoccus trucidator genomic segment:
- a CDS encoding ABC transporter permease, which produces MLEVVHSLLFSTLDAMPALVFAALGAVLSERAGVVSVGVEGMMRVGAFCAAVAALVMPTPLAVVAGMLAGAALAAVHGFLSIRWRSDQVVSGIALNLVALAGGTFLLESHFGPNGTPPIQQLSRWDLPGLASVPVLGALGNHSAPTYLALLLPFALHFLLTRTPLGLRLRAVGDKPHAVGTLGLSVAGLRWGAVLGGGLLAGLGGAVLSTSVLNRFEQHTPAGLGFMALAAMVFGRWTPVGAFLAALFFAFGDALRIGLASSVPGLVDVVPQGMLQALPYVLTLTLLTLQGQRSNAPAALGVPYEQESR; this is translated from the coding sequence GTGCTTGAAGTCGTGCACTCGCTCCTCTTCTCCACCCTGGACGCGATGCCCGCGCTCGTCTTCGCCGCCCTGGGCGCGGTGCTCTCCGAGCGCGCCGGCGTGGTGTCCGTGGGCGTGGAGGGCATGATGCGCGTGGGGGCCTTCTGCGCGGCGGTGGCGGCGCTCGTCATGCCCACGCCCCTGGCCGTCGTGGCCGGCATGCTCGCCGGCGCGGCGCTGGCCGCGGTGCACGGCTTCCTGAGCATCCGCTGGCGCTCGGACCAGGTGGTGTCCGGCATCGCCCTCAACCTGGTGGCCCTGGCCGGCGGCACCTTCCTGCTGGAGTCCCACTTCGGCCCCAACGGCACGCCGCCCATCCAGCAGCTGTCGCGCTGGGACTTGCCCGGGCTCGCGTCGGTGCCCGTGCTGGGCGCGCTGGGCAACCACTCCGCGCCCACGTACCTCGCGCTGCTGCTGCCCTTCGCCCTCCACTTCCTGCTGACGCGCACGCCCCTGGGCCTGCGGCTGCGCGCCGTGGGCGACAAGCCCCACGCGGTGGGCACCCTGGGCCTGAGCGTCGCGGGCCTGCGCTGGGGCGCGGTGCTGGGAGGCGGGCTGCTGGCGGGCCTGGGCGGCGCCGTGCTGTCCACGTCCGTGCTGAACCGCTTCGAGCAGCACACCCCCGCGGGCCTGGGCTTCATGGCCCTGGCCGCCATGGTGTTCGGCCGGTGGACGCCCGTGGGCGCCTTCCTCGCCGCCCTCTTTTTCGCATTTGGTGATGCGCTGAGAATCGGCCTCGCCTCCAGCGTCCCCGGGCTGGTGGACGTCGTACCTCAGGGCATGTTGCAGGCACTCCCCTACGTGCTCACCCTCACCCTCCTCACCCTCCAGGGGCAGCGCAGCAATGCCCCCGCCGCCCTCGGCGTGCCCTATGAGCAGGAGTCGCGCTGA
- a CDS encoding ComEC/Rec2 family competence protein, which produces MTSPARLLSLLVLLLASLPGVAAPLPAPAGKSLTVYFFDVGQGDAALIVSPTGKTVLIDGGPPEAREHLTRRLKELVKEPLDLVILTHPHLDHLGGLTQALRAVGAKRFMDPGFDHASDAYRDLLSYVGGAVGQVMTPEPSAQAPHTLLTIGLGEGTSLTVLWPRVPQEPFLDNTRSDPNSNSIVAKLTYGKTAFLFTGDAEPDTEAALLRKPIDFSSTVLKVAHHGGRHSSTAAFLAEVKPKAAVISCGAGNDYGHPTAEALERLDASGARVFRTDVDGEVVAVSDGTSVTLRARKGRAAPLVVPGTVKPGPVALGPILPGTQHVRSGTRAKEPEPASRAGSATTRGPSETPSPSRAAAEEGRFISLKGSKVFHSEDCRTLKRSKSERTVYPSRAAALSERRPAEDCHP; this is translated from the coding sequence GTGACGTCTCCTGCCCGGCTGCTCAGCCTCCTGGTCCTCCTGCTCGCCTCGCTCCCGGGCGTGGCCGCGCCTCTGCCCGCCCCCGCCGGCAAGTCACTCACGGTGTATTTCTTCGACGTGGGCCAGGGGGATGCCGCCCTCATCGTTTCGCCCACGGGCAAGACGGTGCTCATCGACGGCGGCCCGCCCGAGGCCCGCGAGCACCTGACCCGCCGGCTGAAGGAATTGGTGAAGGAGCCGCTGGACCTGGTCATCCTCACGCACCCCCACCTGGACCACCTGGGAGGGCTGACGCAGGCCTTGCGCGCGGTGGGGGCGAAGCGCTTCATGGACCCGGGCTTCGACCACGCGAGCGACGCCTACAGGGACTTGCTGAGCTACGTGGGTGGAGCGGTGGGCCAGGTGATGACTCCGGAGCCCAGCGCGCAGGCGCCCCACACGCTGCTGACCATCGGCCTGGGCGAGGGCACCTCGCTCACCGTGCTCTGGCCCCGCGTGCCGCAGGAGCCCTTCCTGGACAACACGCGCTCGGACCCCAACTCGAACTCCATCGTCGCCAAGCTGACGTACGGGAAGACGGCGTTCCTCTTCACCGGCGACGCCGAGCCGGACACGGAGGCCGCCCTCCTCCGGAAGCCCATCGACTTCTCCTCCACGGTGCTCAAGGTCGCCCACCACGGCGGGCGCCACTCCTCCACGGCCGCCTTCCTCGCGGAGGTGAAGCCGAAGGCCGCCGTCATCTCCTGCGGTGCCGGCAACGACTACGGGCACCCCACGGCGGAGGCCCTGGAGCGCCTGGACGCCTCGGGCGCCCGCGTCTTCCGCACCGACGTGGACGGAGAGGTGGTGGCGGTGAGCGACGGCACCTCCGTCACCCTGCGCGCCAGGAAGGGCCGCGCCGCGCCCCTGGTGGTGCCAGGCACGGTGAAGCCCGGCCCCGTGGCGCTCGGCCCGATTCTTCCCGGTACGCAGCACGTCCGGAGCGGCACGCGGGCGAAGGAGCCCGAGCCCGCCTCCCGCGCCGGGAGCGCCACCACGCGGGGCCCCTCCGAGACGCCCTCGCCCTCCCGGGCCGCCGCGGAGGAGGGGCGCTTCATCAGCCTGAAGGGCAGCAAGGTGTTCCACAGCGAGGACTGCCGCACGTTGAAGCGCTCCAAGTCCGAGCGCACCGTCTATCCGAGCCGCGCCGCCGCCCTGAGCGAGCGCCGCCCCGCCGAGGACTGCCACCCATGA
- a CDS encoding ComEC/Rec2 family competence protein, with protein MSPRLFSLLGVLLATAACQEPPPPPPPTPVPVRATEPRRYFGGAPDGKLHVYFFDVGHGDAALIVSPEGHTVLVDSGPASAADHLVNRLPELLTQRLDLVVLTHPHADHHGGLEAVERRVGVKQLLEPQLGAAPPEYDALLTTLGSQGVEFRSPAPDPSTPNAPLRLQLGTGVELNVLWPRPPNGMIDVPEAPLEANSIVLRLTYGDTALLFAGDAHARTEAQLLARGTAMKATLLKVAAHGADGPSTEAFLRVVEPRAAVISTAPGNTRDAPAAATLKRLEGLGVQVFRTDVAGEVQVVSDGKKLVVTPQRLPEGVPEDTRYTFPGLSTASAPVAKAGDAKAEPARATQSPRGTTGPKQYGQVVDIDDLPSAAAPPPRVSTGTRPPRGSVEPRGMSSGTYVASSKGEVFHVPSCRNAMKIKPANRLVFKSREEASRDNRRPARDCNP; from the coding sequence ATGAGCCCGCGCCTCTTCTCCCTCCTCGGGGTGCTGCTGGCCACGGCGGCCTGCCAGGAGCCGCCGCCACCGCCCCCTCCGACACCCGTCCCGGTCCGCGCCACCGAGCCCCGCCGCTACTTCGGCGGGGCCCCGGACGGGAAGCTGCACGTCTACTTCTTCGACGTGGGCCACGGGGACGCCGCGCTCATCGTGTCCCCCGAGGGCCACACGGTGCTGGTGGACTCCGGCCCCGCCAGCGCGGCGGACCACCTGGTCAACCGGCTGCCGGAGCTGCTCACGCAGCGGCTGGACCTGGTCGTCCTCACGCACCCGCATGCGGACCACCACGGGGGCCTGGAGGCGGTGGAGCGGCGCGTGGGCGTGAAGCAGTTGCTGGAGCCGCAGCTGGGCGCGGCTCCTCCTGAATACGACGCGCTGCTCACCACCCTGGGCAGCCAGGGCGTGGAGTTCCGCTCGCCCGCCCCGGACCCGTCCACGCCCAATGCGCCGCTGCGCCTGCAGCTGGGCACGGGCGTGGAGCTGAACGTGCTGTGGCCCCGCCCGCCCAATGGCATGATCGACGTACCGGAGGCCCCGCTGGAGGCCAACTCCATCGTCCTGCGGCTCACCTACGGCGACACGGCGCTGCTCTTCGCGGGGGACGCGCACGCCCGGACGGAGGCGCAGCTGCTCGCGCGCGGCACGGCGATGAAGGCCACGCTGCTCAAGGTGGCGGCGCACGGCGCGGACGGGCCGTCCACCGAGGCGTTCCTGCGAGTCGTGGAGCCTCGCGCCGCCGTCATCTCCACGGCCCCGGGCAACACGCGCGACGCCCCGGCGGCCGCCACGCTGAAGCGGCTGGAAGGCCTGGGCGTCCAGGTGTTCCGCACGGACGTGGCCGGCGAGGTGCAGGTGGTGAGCGACGGGAAGAAGCTCGTCGTCACCCCGCAGCGCCTGCCCGAGGGCGTGCCGGAGGACACGCGCTACACCTTCCCCGGCCTGAGCACGGCCTCCGCCCCGGTGGCGAAGGCCGGGGACGCGAAGGCGGAGCCCGCGCGAGCCACCCAGAGCCCGCGTGGCACGACGGGCCCGAAGCAGTACGGACAGGTGGTGGACATCGACGACCTGCCCTCCGCGGCCGCGCCGCCGCCGCGCGTGAGCACCGGCACCCGTCCGCCGCGAGGGAGCGTCGAGCCGCGCGGAATGTCCTCGGGGACCTACGTGGCCAGCAGCAAGGGCGAGGTCTTCCACGTGCCGTCGTGCCGGAACGCGATGAAGATAAAGCCGGCCAACAGGCTCGTCTTCAAGTCCCGCGAGGAAGCCAGCCGGGACAACCGGCGGCCGGCCCGGGACTGCAACCCCTGA
- a CDS encoding DUF3006 domain-containing protein, which yields MTRATLDRIEDDVAVLVVEGRQVTRPLSALPEGVREGDVLDLDTLQVDREATEALRAEVREARTRAKQGKKPPPSGDFDL from the coding sequence GTGACTCGCGCCACACTGGACCGCATCGAGGACGACGTCGCCGTGCTCGTCGTGGAGGGCCGCCAGGTGACACGCCCGCTGAGCGCCCTGCCCGAAGGCGTGCGCGAGGGCGACGTGCTGGACCTGGACACGCTCCAGGTGGACCGCGAGGCCACCGAGGCCCTGCGCGCCGAGGTGCGCGAGGCCCGCACGCGGGCGAAGCAGGGGAAGAAGCCGCCTCCGTCCGGCGACTTCGACCTCTAG
- a CDS encoding TraR/DksA family transcriptional regulator — protein sequence MNAKQREEFKQLLLALHSELTEKTPSRIEPNRTDDARIGGDEDEQPLNEMMQAIASNRNRNMDGVLARVMKALGKLRDDPDAYGECEECGDELPLGRLRAMPYAEYCVTCQGAKDGPKGRATRKKLTDYT from the coding sequence GTGAACGCGAAACAGCGAGAGGAATTCAAGCAGCTGCTCCTGGCGCTCCACTCCGAGCTGACGGAGAAGACGCCGTCGAGAATCGAGCCCAACCGCACCGATGACGCGCGCATCGGCGGCGACGAGGACGAGCAGCCCCTCAACGAGATGATGCAGGCCATCGCCTCCAACCGGAACCGGAACATGGACGGCGTGCTGGCCCGGGTGATGAAGGCCCTGGGCAAGCTGCGCGACGACCCGGACGCCTATGGCGAGTGTGAGGAGTGCGGCGACGAGCTGCCCCTGGGCCGGCTTCGCGCGATGCCGTATGCGGAGTACTGCGTCACGTGCCAGGGTGCCAAGGACGGCCCCAAGGGCCGTGCCACCCGCAAGAAGCTTACCGACTACACCTGA
- a CDS encoding sensor histidine kinase, producing the protein MTATYRPRVLAVDVGSSDMERLCSILAPAGYDVLPTSGKAAAATASRQSADLVLLDVERPGTDGLATYRRLLAELGGPALPVLMLTPSADRQTRREVLEAGVDDLLITEPLDPLELKVRVHTLLELKAHREAGGMRAEAMLDPRKRWVEMERLARLGTLAADVAQNLGRVGEGLQQALAHVQSRAMQGLPPEVSELKKLGVAGEQMRLHGQHLLSLGPTSPKDIQRFDLREVVPVVVERMRAAGRLGSAEVKVLLPRDPIAVVFNRRQLEQVLVELLANAADAVEDVKDRPRRIHVGVELPDIFGEFGPCMFVKDTGIGIFEDEVGAVFEPYYTTKAPEKGAGLGLTVARALVEAMGGKLTVVSRVNLGSTFTVELPEQTSSW; encoded by the coding sequence ATGACCGCAACGTACCGGCCTCGGGTGCTGGCTGTGGACGTCGGGTCGAGCGACATGGAGCGGCTGTGCTCCATCCTCGCACCAGCCGGCTATGACGTGCTGCCCACCAGCGGGAAAGCCGCCGCCGCCACGGCGTCACGGCAGTCCGCGGACCTGGTGCTCCTGGACGTGGAGCGGCCCGGCACGGACGGGCTCGCGACCTACCGGCGGCTCCTGGCGGAGCTGGGCGGCCCGGCGCTGCCCGTGCTCATGCTCACCCCCAGCGCGGACCGGCAGACGCGCCGCGAGGTCCTGGAGGCGGGCGTTGACGACCTGCTCATCACCGAGCCGTTGGATCCACTGGAGCTGAAGGTCAGGGTGCACACCTTGCTTGAGCTGAAGGCCCACCGCGAGGCGGGGGGCATGCGCGCCGAGGCGATGCTCGACCCGCGCAAGCGCTGGGTGGAGATGGAGCGGCTGGCGCGCCTGGGCACGCTGGCGGCGGACGTGGCGCAGAACCTGGGCCGAGTGGGCGAGGGGCTGCAACAGGCCCTGGCGCACGTGCAGTCGCGGGCCATGCAGGGCCTGCCGCCGGAAGTCTCGGAGCTGAAGAAGCTGGGCGTGGCGGGCGAGCAGATGCGGCTGCACGGCCAGCATCTCCTGTCGCTGGGCCCCACCAGCCCCAAGGACATCCAGCGCTTCGACCTGCGCGAGGTGGTGCCCGTCGTGGTGGAGCGGATGCGCGCCGCCGGCCGCCTGGGCTCCGCCGAGGTGAAGGTGCTGCTGCCGAGAGATCCGATTGCGGTGGTCTTCAACCGGCGCCAGCTGGAGCAGGTGCTGGTGGAGCTGCTGGCCAACGCGGCGGACGCGGTGGAGGACGTGAAGGACCGTCCGCGCCGCATCCACGTGGGCGTGGAGCTGCCGGACATCTTCGGCGAGTTCGGCCCCTGCATGTTCGTCAAGGACACCGGCATCGGCATCTTCGAGGACGAGGTGGGGGCCGTGTTCGAGCCCTACTACACGACGAAGGCGCCCGAGAAGGGCGCCGGCCTGGGCCTCACCGTGGCGCGCGCCCTGGTGGAGGCCATGGGCGGCAAGCTGACGGTGGTGAGCCGCGTCAACCTGGGCAGCACCTTCACGGTGGAGCTGCCCGAGCAGACGTCCTCCTGGTAG
- a CDS encoding ABC transporter ATP-binding protein: MRAGELLAVVGENGAGKSSLMNVLYGLYQPDVGEVSVGGQPVRFKSPRDAIARGIGMVHQHFMLVPTLTVAENVVLGREPTRRGLFDMERAVSEVAATCARFGFNLEPRARVDTLTVGSQQKVEIVKALHRGAQVLVLDEPTAVLTPQEADELARVMRGLVAQGRTVVLISHKLREVLGVADRVAVMRRGRVVAEVRAAETTVEQLATLMVGEGHRHLVDAGEHAPPLATAQPPATPAGEVLLEARGLQAVGDNGRPALRGVDLTVRAGEIVGIAGVDGNGQRELAEVLTGLRPLTSGGGTLLGGPLEGLTPAQARERGVGHVPEDRLRRAVVRALTVEENVALGRHTRPPFARGSWIDFAGRRERTRALLEAYDVRPSDPTLPVHALSGGNQQKVVVARELDARPRLLVVVQPTRGLDIGAVAQVHAKLREARAQGTGTVLVSLDLEEVLALADRVYVFFEGRVTGHFTRPEYDERELGRRMLGAEPGHA, from the coding sequence ATCCGCGCCGGCGAGCTGCTCGCCGTGGTGGGGGAGAACGGCGCGGGCAAGTCCAGCCTGATGAACGTCCTCTACGGCCTCTACCAGCCCGACGTGGGCGAGGTGTCCGTGGGCGGGCAGCCCGTGCGCTTCAAGAGCCCGCGCGACGCGATTGCCCGGGGCATCGGCATGGTGCACCAGCACTTCATGCTCGTGCCCACGCTGACGGTGGCGGAGAACGTGGTGCTCGGCCGCGAGCCCACGCGCCGCGGCCTGTTCGACATGGAGCGCGCGGTCAGCGAGGTGGCCGCCACCTGTGCCCGCTTCGGCTTCAACCTGGAGCCGCGCGCCCGCGTGGACACCCTCACCGTGGGCTCGCAGCAGAAGGTGGAAATCGTCAAGGCGCTCCACCGGGGCGCCCAGGTGCTCGTGCTCGACGAGCCCACCGCCGTCCTCACTCCACAGGAGGCGGACGAGCTGGCCCGGGTCATGCGCGGCCTCGTCGCGCAGGGGCGCACCGTGGTGCTCATCAGCCACAAGCTGAGAGAGGTGCTGGGCGTGGCCGACCGGGTCGCCGTCATGCGCCGGGGCCGGGTGGTGGCCGAGGTGCGCGCCGCGGAGACCACCGTCGAGCAACTGGCCACGCTCATGGTCGGCGAGGGCCACCGGCACCTGGTGGATGCTGGCGAGCACGCCCCGCCGCTCGCGACCGCGCAGCCCCCGGCGACACCGGCGGGCGAGGTGCTCCTGGAAGCGCGAGGGCTCCAGGCCGTGGGGGACAACGGCCGCCCGGCGCTGCGTGGCGTGGACCTCACCGTGCGCGCGGGTGAAATCGTCGGCATCGCGGGCGTGGACGGCAACGGGCAGCGAGAGCTGGCCGAGGTCCTCACCGGCCTCCGCCCGCTGACGTCCGGCGGCGGCACCCTGCTCGGAGGTCCGCTCGAGGGCCTCACCCCGGCCCAGGCGCGCGAGCGCGGCGTGGGCCACGTGCCCGAGGACCGGCTGCGCCGCGCGGTGGTGCGGGCACTCACCGTGGAGGAGAACGTGGCCCTGGGCCGGCACACGCGGCCGCCCTTCGCCCGGGGCTCCTGGATTGACTTCGCCGGCCGCCGCGAGCGCACGCGCGCCCTGCTGGAGGCCTACGACGTGCGCCCCTCGGACCCGACGCTGCCCGTGCACGCGCTGTCCGGCGGCAACCAGCAGAAGGTGGTGGTGGCGCGCGAGCTGGATGCGAGGCCCCGCCTGCTCGTGGTGGTACAGCCCACGCGAGGCCTGGACATCGGCGCGGTGGCCCAGGTGCACGCGAAGCTGCGCGAGGCGCGCGCGCAGGGCACCGGCACCGTGCTGGTCTCCCTGGACCTGGAGGAAGTGCTCGCGCTGGCGGACCGCGTCTATGTCTTCTTCGAGGGCCGCGTGACGGGCCACTTCACCCGGCCCGAGTACGACGAGCGGGAGCTGGGACGGCGCATGCTGGGAGCGGAGCCGGGCCATGCATGA
- the deoC gene encoding deoxyribose-phosphate aldolase — protein MSDSQDVIKLVEEIADQARRRMNAWKESSTQEPTPHMPPATGRVDMESIRSPADLAPYIDHTLLKPEARAEDVVKLAEEARTHGFATVCVNSTHVATAARVLAGASTVPIAVVGFPLGASLPSAKAFEAREAIRAGAREIDMVLNVGALKSRDYALVHQDIAAVVDASRPLPVKVILETALLTDEEKVLACALSKAAGAAFVKTSTGFGPGGATAEDVALMRRVVGEDVGVKASGGIRSMEDAMKMLRAGANRLGASASVAIVSGQTSTAKY, from the coding sequence ATGTCCGACTCCCAGGACGTCATCAAGCTCGTCGAGGAGATTGCCGACCAGGCCCGCCGCCGGATGAACGCCTGGAAGGAGTCCTCGACGCAGGAGCCCACCCCCCACATGCCGCCAGCCACGGGCCGCGTCGACATGGAGTCCATCCGCTCCCCGGCGGACCTGGCGCCCTACATCGACCACACGCTGCTCAAGCCCGAGGCCCGCGCCGAGGACGTGGTGAAGCTGGCCGAGGAGGCCCGCACGCACGGCTTCGCCACGGTGTGCGTGAACAGCACCCATGTGGCCACCGCCGCGCGCGTGCTGGCCGGCGCCTCCACCGTGCCGATTGCCGTGGTGGGCTTCCCGCTGGGCGCGTCGCTGCCGTCCGCCAAGGCCTTCGAGGCCCGCGAGGCCATCCGCGCCGGGGCGCGGGAAATCGACATGGTGCTCAACGTGGGCGCGCTCAAGTCGCGCGACTATGCGCTGGTGCACCAGGACATCGCCGCGGTCGTGGACGCCAGCCGCCCGCTGCCGGTGAAGGTGATTCTGGAGACGGCCCTGCTCACGGACGAGGAGAAGGTGCTGGCCTGCGCCCTGTCAAAGGCCGCGGGGGCCGCCTTCGTGAAGACGTCCACCGGCTTCGGCCCGGGCGGCGCCACCGCCGAGGACGTGGCGCTGATGCGCCGCGTGGTGGGCGAGGACGTGGGCGTGAAGGCCTCCGGAGGCATCCGCTCCATGGAGGACGCGATGAAGATGCTGCGCGCGGGCGCCAACCGCCTGGGCGCGTCCGCGTCCGTGGCCATCGTCAGCGGGCAGACCTCCACCGCGAAGTACTGA
- a CDS encoding ABC transporter permease, which yields MHERLRQALPSVLSVLLALAVCWVLIALTMTPGTATDAYLQMLWGGIGNWPGYLDGAAATVLTRPLGEAAMKAALLTLTGLSVAVAFKVGLFNIGAQGQMILGALAAAVVGAHVALPAVLHIPAALLAAALAGAAWAGLAALLKLYRGVHEVISTIMLNWVALRLVDNWLVIGPLRGVAEAGQSITGTAEIQATATLPRLLGELSRLNLGFPLALLLAVAVWAWLERTRSGFETRAVGLGAEAARTAGVPVARRTGLAMALAGSMAGLAGAVLVLGTEGRYPGSLGAPYGFDGIAIALIGNNHPLGATLAALFFGVLRAGGTRMQLLDVHKSFPELIQGLALLFVAGRMVWLAMLRRRQPAAPAAAPAVVEVPRA from the coding sequence ATGCATGAGCGCCTGAGACAGGCCCTTCCCTCGGTGCTCTCCGTGCTGCTGGCGCTCGCGGTCTGCTGGGTGCTCATCGCCCTGACGATGACGCCCGGCACCGCAACCGACGCGTACCTACAAATGCTGTGGGGGGGCATCGGCAACTGGCCGGGCTACCTCGACGGAGCCGCCGCCACCGTCCTCACCCGGCCCCTGGGCGAGGCCGCGATGAAGGCCGCGCTGCTCACCCTCACCGGCCTGTCCGTGGCCGTGGCCTTCAAGGTCGGCCTCTTCAACATCGGCGCGCAGGGGCAGATGATTCTCGGCGCGCTCGCAGCCGCGGTGGTGGGCGCCCACGTGGCCCTGCCCGCCGTGCTGCATATTCCCGCGGCGCTGCTCGCCGCGGCACTCGCGGGGGCCGCCTGGGCGGGCCTCGCCGCGCTCCTCAAGCTGTACCGGGGCGTGCACGAGGTCATCTCCACCATCATGCTCAACTGGGTGGCGCTGCGCCTGGTGGACAACTGGCTCGTCATCGGCCCGCTGCGTGGCGTGGCCGAGGCCGGCCAGTCCATCACCGGCACCGCCGAAATCCAGGCCACCGCCACCCTGCCCCGGCTGCTGGGAGAGCTCTCCCGCCTCAACCTGGGCTTCCCCCTGGCGCTGCTGCTGGCGGTGGCGGTGTGGGCCTGGCTGGAGCGCACGCGCTCCGGCTTCGAGACGCGCGCGGTGGGCCTGGGCGCCGAGGCCGCGCGCACCGCCGGAGTGCCGGTGGCGCGGCGCACCGGCCTGGCCATGGCGCTGGCCGGCTCCATGGCCGGGCTCGCGGGCGCGGTGCTGGTGCTGGGCACCGAGGGGCGCTACCCCGGCTCGCTGGGCGCGCCCTACGGCTTCGACGGCATCGCCATCGCCCTCATCGGCAACAACCACCCGCTGGGCGCCACGCTGGCTGCCCTCTTCTTCGGCGTGCTGCGCGCGGGCGGCACGCGCATGCAGCTGCTGGACGTGCACAAGAGCTTCCCCGAGCTCATCCAGGGCCTCGCGCTGCTCTTCGTCGCCGGCCGCATGGTGTGGCTCGCCATGCTGCGCCGCCGCCAGCCCGCGGCGCCGGCCGCCGCCCCCGCGGTGGTGGAGGTGCCCCGTGCTTGA
- a CDS encoding phospho-sugar mutase — translation MDTTGLRERAEAWRQADPDTSTAAELAELLARGHWTELADRFAGDLEFGTAGLRGVLGAGPNRMNRAVVRRTTAGLARYLKDQVPDAATRGVVVGRDARRLSTELAEDTAAVLAAEGIPAHVFPHPVPTPLAAFAALHLNAAAAIMVTASHNPPEYNGYKVYWGNGAQIIPPHDTGIAAAIARVEPANRVPLLAPADARAKGLWKDLEDSVGEAYLRGILGLRVHKRGSDSLSIVYTAMHGVGGVWAERALRDAGFPRFTAVSEQQMPDGRFPTVRFPNPEEPGAMDLSRATAERVRADLVLANDPDADRLAVMARAADGSLRMLTGDEVGVLLGHYVLTQGTKRARPHVVSTIVSSTQLGDITRALGAAYDEVLTGFKWIANRALERERTEGTQFIFGYEEALGYTVGTVTRDKDGVGAALVMADLAAWCESRGTTVLGYLEEIQRRHGMYVGAQRNVTLPGAAGAQLIRAIMDAFRASPPSRIGADAVRAVRDYKQGGAGLPPSNVLALELESGGRVTLRPSGTEPKIKYYFELKESLSAGEPLAQARERAEGRLARFIDDFLALARERGQPT, via the coding sequence ATGGACACCACCGGATTGAGAGAGCGTGCGGAGGCCTGGCGGCAGGCGGACCCCGACACGTCCACCGCGGCGGAGCTGGCGGAGCTGCTGGCCCGGGGCCACTGGACCGAGCTGGCCGACCGCTTCGCCGGAGATTTGGAGTTCGGCACCGCCGGCCTGCGCGGCGTGCTGGGCGCGGGCCCCAACCGGATGAACCGCGCCGTGGTGCGCCGCACCACCGCGGGCCTGGCGCGCTACCTCAAGGACCAGGTGCCGGACGCCGCCACGCGCGGCGTCGTCGTGGGCCGCGACGCCCGCCGCCTGAGCACCGAGCTGGCCGAGGACACCGCCGCGGTGCTGGCCGCGGAGGGCATTCCCGCGCATGTCTTCCCTCACCCGGTGCCCACGCCGCTGGCCGCGTTCGCCGCCCTGCACCTCAACGCCGCCGCGGCCATCATGGTGACGGCCAGCCACAACCCGCCCGAGTACAACGGCTACAAGGTCTACTGGGGCAACGGCGCTCAAATCATTCCCCCGCATGACACGGGCATCGCCGCCGCCATCGCCCGGGTGGAGCCCGCCAACCGCGTGCCCCTGCTGGCTCCGGCGGACGCGCGCGCGAAGGGCCTCTGGAAGGACCTGGAGGACTCGGTGGGGGAGGCGTACCTGCGCGGCATCCTCGGGCTGCGCGTGCACAAGCGCGGCTCGGACTCGCTGTCCATCGTCTACACCGCCATGCACGGCGTGGGCGGCGTGTGGGCGGAGCGCGCCCTGCGCGACGCGGGCTTCCCGCGCTTCACCGCCGTGTCCGAGCAGCAGATGCCGGACGGCCGCTTCCCCACCGTGCGCTTCCCCAACCCGGAGGAGCCCGGCGCCATGGACCTGTCCCGCGCCACCGCCGAGCGCGTGCGCGCGGACCTGGTGCTGGCCAATGACCCGGACGCGGACCGGCTCGCCGTCATGGCGCGCGCCGCGGATGGGAGCCTGCGCATGCTCACCGGCGACGAGGTGGGCGTGCTGCTGGGCCACTACGTCCTCACCCAGGGCACGAAGCGCGCGCGCCCGCACGTCGTCAGCACCATCGTCTCCTCCACGCAGCTGGGCGACATCACCCGCGCGCTGGGCGCCGCCTATGACGAGGTGCTCACCGGCTTCAAGTGGATTGCCAACCGCGCGCTGGAGCGCGAGCGCACCGAGGGCACGCAGTTCATCTTCGGCTACGAGGAAGCGCTCGGCTACACCGTGGGCACGGTGACGCGCGACAAGGACGGCGTCGGCGCGGCGCTCGTCATGGCGGACCTCGCGGCGTGGTGCGAGTCGCGCGGCACCACGGTGCTCGGCTACCTGGAGGAAATCCAGCGCCGCCACGGCATGTACGTGGGCGCCCAGCGCAACGTCACGCTGCCCGGCGCCGCGGGCGCCCAGCTCATCCGCGCCATCATGGACGCCTTCCGCGCGTCGCCGCCCTCGCGCATCGGCGCGGACGCGGTGCGCGCCGTGCGCGACTACAAGCAGGGCGGGGCGGGGCTGCCGCCGTCCAACGTGCTCGCCCTCGAACTGGAGAGCGGCGGCCGCGTCACCCTGCGCCCGTCCGGCACCGAGCCCAAAATCAAGTACTACTTCGAGCTGAAGGAATCGCTCTCCGCCGGCGAGCCGCTGGCCCAGGCCCGCGAGCGCGCGGAGGGTCGGCTGGCTCGCTTCATCGACGACTTCCTGGCGCTCGCGCGTGAGCGAGGGCAGCCCACCTGA